One region of Acidimicrobiia bacterium genomic DNA includes:
- the gcvT gene encoding glycine cleavage system aminomethyltransferase GcvT — protein MALRHSPLDAEHRALHARMAEFGGWEMPIQYRGVLEEHRACRERAVVFDVSHLGTLRVHGEGALALLQWAFTNDLDRIEPGRAQYTHLLDPDDAHVVDDLIVWWVAPRDFLVMPNASNTRPLLDALHEGPGMEVAVEDITAGRVVLAVQGPHARELLGGVAPGAAAVGRFRVAPVTYPRGAGGWAAGTGYTGEDGVELHVPTEAAVAVWQAVMHAGIAPAGLGARDTLRLEAGLPLHGHELGPGITPFQAGLGWVVRFDKGDFRGRAALEAEKQRGIARRLRGLLLDGRQIPRAGHDVLRDGEVVGAVTSGNFSPTLERGIALAFVPPDVVPGDALAVDIRGKSVAATVAELPFVRR, from the coding sequence GTGGCGCTGCGCCACAGCCCGCTCGACGCGGAGCACCGCGCGCTCCACGCACGGATGGCCGAGTTCGGCGGGTGGGAGATGCCGATCCAGTACCGCGGCGTGCTCGAGGAGCACCGCGCGTGCCGCGAGCGGGCCGTCGTGTTCGACGTGTCGCACCTCGGAACGCTCCGCGTGCACGGCGAGGGTGCGCTTGCCCTGTTGCAATGGGCGTTCACGAACGACCTCGACCGCATCGAGCCGGGGCGCGCGCAGTACACCCACCTGCTCGATCCCGACGACGCGCACGTCGTCGACGACCTCATCGTGTGGTGGGTCGCTCCCCGTGACTTCCTCGTGATGCCCAACGCGTCGAACACGAGACCCCTGCTCGACGCGCTGCACGAGGGACCGGGGATGGAAGTGGCGGTGGAGGACATCACCGCGGGCCGGGTGGTGCTCGCGGTGCAGGGACCACACGCACGTGAGCTCCTCGGGGGGGTCGCGCCCGGCGCGGCCGCGGTCGGCCGGTTCCGGGTGGCGCCGGTCACGTACCCCCGAGGCGCGGGCGGTTGGGCGGCCGGCACCGGGTACACCGGAGAGGACGGCGTGGAGCTCCACGTGCCCACGGAGGCCGCGGTCGCGGTGTGGCAGGCCGTGATGCACGCGGGGATCGCACCCGCAGGGCTCGGCGCCCGTGACACGCTCCGGTTAGAAGCGGGCTTGCCACTGCATGGCCACGAGCTCGGGCCGGGAATCACGCCCTTCCAGGCCGGGTTGGGGTGGGTCGTGCGCTTCGACAAGGGCGACTTCCGCGGCCGCGCCGCGCTGGAGGCAGAGAAGCAACGGGGCATCGCGCGGCGGTTACGGGGCCTGCTGCTCGACGGACGGCAGATCCCGCGCGCAGGGCACGACGTGCTCCGCGACGGCGAGGTGGTGGGTGCGGTCACCAGCGGCAACTTCTCGCCGACGCTCGAGCGGGGGATCGCCCTCGCGTTCGTGCCGCCCGACGTCGTTCCCGGCGACGCGCTCGCCGTCGACATCCGCGGCAAGAGTGTGGCGGCGACAGTGGCGGAACTTCCGTTTGTCCGCCGGTAG
- the gcvP gene encoding aminomethyl-transferring glycine dehydrogenase codes for MAEGFPARHIGPDEAEIEAMLRMLSVASLEELIDRAVPETIRDRTPLSLPPALTEAEALTWLRQLADRNQVLTSLIGQGYSNTFTPPVITRNMLENPAWYTAYTPYQPEISQGRLEALLNFQTMVSDLTAMDMANASLLDEPTAAAEAMAMLHRVNGERANVFFVDAECHPQTIDVVRTRAEPVGIEVVVGDPHADVPLDGVFGVLLQYPGTTGVVRDDRALVAELHARGVLVAVAADLLALVLLTPPGEWGADVVVGSAQRFGVPMGYGGPHAGFFATRHEYRRNVPGRLVGVSVDAAGRPALRLALQTREQHIRREKATSNICTAQVLLANIAGMYAVYHGPVGLRAIAERVHQLTRDLAAGLPLRNDSFFDTISVRVASADDTLARAREAGINLRRIDAATVGIALDETTTGDVVARVREILGAGDAPAVEGIPAQLRRASEILTHPVFRTYHSETQMLRYLRRLSDRDLALDRTMIPLGSCTMKLNATTEMTPITWPEFADLHPFAPVDQAAGYAELFADLEAALCEITGYDAVSLQPNAGSQGELAGLLAIRAHHESRGDGGRTVCLIPSSAHGTNAASAVMAGMRVVVVACDDGGNVDFDDLKAKAHDHAADLAALMVTYPSTHGVFEAHIGDVCDVVHECGGQVYLDGANLNALVGVAKPGNFGADVSHLNLHKTFCIPHGGGGPGVGPVAVRAHLAPFLPRHIAGAPWGSAGILPISASYIRLMGADGLLRATQVAILNANYVALRLRPHYPVLYTGPSGMVAHECILDLRPITQATGVTIDDVAKRLIDYGFHAPTVSFPVAGTLMVEPTESEDLAELDRFCDALIAIRDEIRGVERGKWPVEQSPLRHAPHPAADVVVDEWGRPYSRELAAFPNGADPARKYWPPVSRIDAAYGDRNLVCSCPPVSAFED; via the coding sequence ATGGCGGAAGGGTTTCCAGCGCGGCATATCGGCCCCGACGAGGCCGAGATCGAGGCGATGCTCCGCATGTTGAGCGTCGCCTCGCTCGAGGAGCTGATCGACCGCGCGGTGCCCGAGACCATCCGCGACCGCACACCGCTCTCGCTCCCGCCCGCATTGACCGAAGCCGAGGCGCTCACCTGGCTCCGGCAACTCGCCGACCGCAACCAGGTGCTGACGTCGCTGATCGGGCAGGGGTACTCGAACACGTTCACCCCGCCGGTGATCACGCGAAACATGCTCGAGAACCCCGCGTGGTACACCGCGTACACGCCCTACCAGCCCGAGATCTCCCAGGGCAGGCTCGAGGCGCTCCTCAACTTCCAGACGATGGTGAGCGACCTCACCGCGATGGACATGGCCAACGCGTCGCTCCTCGACGAGCCCACCGCGGCCGCCGAGGCGATGGCGATGCTGCACCGCGTCAACGGCGAAAGAGCAAACGTCTTCTTCGTCGACGCCGAGTGTCACCCGCAGACCATCGACGTGGTGCGCACGCGTGCCGAGCCCGTCGGCATCGAAGTGGTGGTCGGCGACCCGCACGCCGATGTGCCGCTCGACGGTGTCTTCGGCGTGCTGTTGCAGTACCCCGGCACCACGGGTGTCGTGCGCGACGACCGCGCGCTCGTGGCAGAACTGCACGCGCGCGGCGTGCTGGTCGCGGTGGCGGCCGACCTGCTCGCGCTGGTGCTGCTCACACCGCCGGGGGAGTGGGGCGCCGACGTCGTGGTCGGTTCGGCGCAGCGCTTCGGTGTGCCGATGGGGTACGGCGGCCCGCACGCGGGGTTCTTCGCGACCCGGCACGAGTACCGCCGCAACGTGCCCGGCCGCTTGGTCGGGGTCTCGGTCGATGCCGCCGGGCGCCCCGCGCTGCGCCTCGCGCTCCAGACGCGTGAGCAGCACATCCGCCGCGAGAAGGCCACCAGCAACATCTGCACCGCGCAGGTGCTGCTCGCCAACATCGCGGGCATGTACGCGGTGTACCACGGGCCCGTCGGCTTGCGCGCCATCGCCGAGCGCGTGCACCAGCTCACTCGAGATCTCGCCGCCGGGCTCCCGCTGCGGAACGACTCGTTCTTCGACACCATCAGTGTCCGGGTGGCGAGCGCCGACGACACGCTTGCGCGAGCACGAGAGGCAGGCATCAACCTGCGGAGGATCGATGCCGCCACCGTCGGTATCGCGCTCGACGAGACCACCACCGGCGACGTCGTTGCTCGAGTGCGTGAGATCCTCGGAGCCGGCGACGCCCCTGCAGTGGAGGGGATCCCTGCGCAGCTTCGGCGCGCGTCGGAGATCCTCACGCATCCGGTGTTCCGCACGTACCACTCCGAGACGCAGATGCTGCGCTACCTGCGCCGGCTCTCCGATCGCGACCTCGCGCTCGACCGCACGATGATCCCGCTCGGGTCGTGCACGATGAAGCTCAACGCGACCACCGAGATGACCCCGATCACGTGGCCGGAGTTTGCCGACCTGCACCCCTTCGCGCCCGTCGACCAGGCCGCGGGGTACGCGGAGCTCTTCGCCGATCTCGAAGCTGCTCTGTGCGAGATCACCGGGTACGACGCGGTGTCGTTGCAACCGAACGCGGGGTCACAGGGAGAGCTCGCGGGTCTGCTCGCGATCCGCGCGCACCACGAGAGCCGGGGCGACGGCGGCCGTACGGTCTGCCTCATCCCGTCGTCCGCGCACGGCACCAATGCCGCGAGCGCGGTGATGGCCGGTATGCGCGTGGTCGTCGTGGCGTGCGACGACGGCGGCAACGTCGACTTCGACGACCTGAAGGCGAAGGCGCACGACCACGCTGCCGACCTCGCCGCGCTCATGGTCACGTACCCGTCGACTCACGGGGTGTTCGAAGCCCACATCGGCGACGTGTGCGACGTCGTGCACGAGTGCGGCGGTCAGGTCTACCTCGACGGCGCCAACCTCAACGCGCTCGTCGGCGTCGCGAAGCCCGGAAACTTCGGCGCCGACGTGTCGCATCTCAACCTGCACAAGACGTTCTGCATCCCGCACGGCGGTGGGGGACCCGGTGTCGGCCCGGTCGCGGTGCGCGCGCACCTCGCTCCGTTCCTGCCGCGCCACATCGCGGGCGCGCCGTGGGGCTCCGCGGGCATCCTGCCGATCTCGGCGTCATACATCAGGCTCATGGGCGCCGACGGCCTGCTGCGCGCGACGCAGGTCGCGATCCTGAACGCCAACTACGTCGCGTTGCGCCTGCGGCCGCACTACCCCGTGCTCTATACGGGCCCGTCCGGGATGGTTGCACACGAGTGCATTCTCGACCTGCGCCCGATCACGCAGGCCACGGGCGTCACCATCGACGACGTCGCCAAGCGGCTCATCGACTACGGCTTCCACGCACCCACGGTGTCGTTCCCGGTGGCGGGCACGCTGATGGTGGAGCCCACCGAGTCGGAAGACCTCGCCGAGCTCGACCGCTTCTGCGACGCGCTGATCGCCATCCGTGACGAGATCCGCGGCGTCGAGCGGGGGAAGTGGCCGGTGGAGCAGAGCCCGCTCCGTCACGCGCCCCATCCCGCGGCAGACGTGGTCGTCGACGAGTGGGGCCGTCCCTATTCGCGGGAGCTTGCCGCGTTCCCGAACGGAGCGGACCCGGCGCGGAAGTACTGGCCGCCGGTGAGCCGCATCGACGCGGCCTACGGTGACCGCAACCTCGTATGCTCCTGCCCGCCCGTGTCCGCCTTCGAGGACTGA
- a CDS encoding Dyp-type peroxidase produces the protein MAVPQPGIFAQGTRSHYHLEFDARPGATDAEICAALAGLREPSVTAGGSNIVVGFGADLWRRLRPDDAPDDLQPFETIQGVGRAAPATQHDIWVWSHGTGEDVELDVARGVVAALTPVATLALEQPGFVYRDSRDLTGFIDGTENPPVEEAHDVAIVPDGQPGAGGAYVIAMRWVHNLAAFHAQPVDDQQATIGRTKPVSVELDDKPPTAHISRVVIEEDGEELEIYRRSVPYGRVGELGLYFIAFSADPSRFTKMLANMFGTSGDGVHDRLTDFTTPVSGSFFFAPSLDALDGILPSD, from the coding sequence ATGGCAGTTCCGCAACCCGGGATCTTCGCTCAGGGCACGCGTTCGCACTACCACCTCGAGTTCGACGCGCGTCCTGGCGCGACCGACGCCGAGATCTGCGCCGCGCTCGCCGGCTTGCGTGAGCCGTCGGTGACCGCCGGCGGGTCGAACATCGTCGTCGGCTTCGGCGCCGACCTCTGGCGCCGGCTCCGACCCGACGACGCGCCCGACGATCTGCAGCCGTTCGAGACGATCCAGGGCGTTGGCCGCGCCGCGCCCGCCACCCAACACGACATCTGGGTGTGGAGCCACGGCACCGGCGAAGATGTCGAGCTCGACGTTGCACGCGGCGTCGTCGCGGCCCTCACGCCCGTGGCCACCCTCGCGCTCGAGCAACCCGGCTTCGTCTACCGCGACAGCCGCGACCTCACGGGCTTCATCGACGGCACCGAGAACCCGCCGGTCGAGGAGGCCCACGACGTCGCGATCGTGCCCGACGGCCAACCTGGTGCGGGCGGCGCGTACGTGATCGCAATGCGGTGGGTGCACAATCTCGCGGCGTTCCACGCCCAGCCCGTCGACGACCAGCAAGCCACGATCGGTCGCACCAAGCCCGTCAGCGTCGAGCTCGACGACAAGCCGCCCACCGCGCACATCAGCCGCGTCGTGATCGAAGAAGACGGCGAGGAGCTCGAGATCTACCGCCGCAGTGTCCCGTACGGCCGCGTCGGAGAGCTCGGCCTCTACTTCATCGCGTTCAGCGCCGACCCGAGCCGCTTCACGAAGATGCTCGCGAACATGTTCGGCACGAGCGGCGACGGTGTCCACGACCGCCTTACCGACTTCACCACACCGGTGAGCGGTTCCTTCTTCTTCGCGCCCTCCCTCGACGCGCTGGACGGCATCCTCCCGAGCGACTGA
- a CDS encoding HNH endonuclease signature motif containing protein, giving the protein MPGIRDLIGELCSELARVEPGRYSGDDCAEIAEHLALAEKACGTARVRFGARASECGAHRKRGFAGANDWLARAAGSSEGAVRTELATVAAVETCPATKKALVAGEVSLAQAAEIARVPGCEAELLEVARTESLSSLKRKARRKHLESIDPEDLHAEQHRCREVRHWNDELGMRRGTFAFTPEFGTRFANRLDAETDRVWREARRAGRSTTRAQCAADAFERLFEGTGNGNTRTPDLVFVYDLNGWVRGHTHPGEVGHILGGGPCPVSLARKLAVDAFVKVVLHDGTKVDTIVHYGRRRPALLQTVLDLGDPPDFDGVACAEEGCDRRFGLQWDHKDPVANDGPSSAENFQPLCYPHHVEKTERDRQAGLLNGQRKERGPP; this is encoded by the coding sequence GTGCCCGGTATTCGTGACCTCATTGGCGAGCTCTGCTCGGAGCTTGCGCGGGTGGAGCCGGGTCGCTACTCGGGTGACGACTGCGCGGAGATCGCGGAGCACCTCGCACTCGCGGAGAAGGCATGCGGCACGGCGCGAGTGCGCTTCGGGGCGCGTGCATCGGAGTGCGGCGCGCATCGCAAGCGCGGGTTCGCGGGCGCGAACGACTGGTTGGCCCGGGCCGCGGGGTCGTCGGAAGGTGCAGTGCGCACGGAGCTGGCCACGGTCGCTGCGGTCGAGACGTGCCCGGCCACGAAGAAGGCGTTGGTGGCGGGTGAGGTGTCACTGGCACAAGCCGCCGAGATCGCACGCGTGCCGGGGTGCGAGGCCGAGCTTCTGGAAGTGGCGCGCACCGAGAGCCTGTCGTCGCTGAAACGAAAGGCGCGCCGCAAGCACCTCGAGAGCATCGATCCCGAAGACCTCCACGCCGAGCAGCACCGCTGCCGCGAGGTCCGACACTGGAACGACGAGCTCGGGATGCGCCGCGGCACCTTCGCCTTCACTCCCGAGTTCGGGACCCGGTTCGCGAACCGGTTGGATGCCGAAACCGACCGCGTCTGGCGCGAAGCCCGTCGCGCGGGACGCAGCACGACCCGCGCGCAATGCGCCGCGGACGCGTTCGAGCGGCTATTCGAGGGCACGGGAAACGGCAACACGCGAACCCCTGATCTGGTGTTCGTGTACGACCTCAACGGATGGGTACGCGGGCACACCCATCCCGGCGAAGTCGGTCACATCCTCGGTGGCGGACCGTGCCCGGTGTCCCTGGCGCGCAAGCTTGCGGTGGACGCGTTCGTCAAGGTCGTCTTACACGACGGCACCAAGGTCGACACCATCGTCCACTACGGCCGCCGCCGCCCCGCGCTGCTCCAAACCGTGCTCGATCTCGGCGACCCACCCGATTTCGACGGCGTCGCCTGCGCCGAAGAAGGCTGCGACCGGCGTTTCGGGCTCCAGTGGGATCACAAGGATCCGGTCGCCAACGATGGACCCAGCAGCGCGGAAAACTTCCAACCGCTCTGCTACCCCCACCACGTCGAGAAGACCGAACGCGACCGGCAAGCCGGGCTCCTCAACGGCCAGCGCAAGGAACGCGGCCCGCCGTGA
- a CDS encoding bis-aminopropyl spermidine synthase family protein: protein MTEAKSLPELLVQLGPDARWARVVVTRLAAGPATTDELVHASGLSRRTVERIVAAVDPSVSLTVDTAPDRARLPHLDIDPETIRLLADLIDRAPSPRPMLDQIPADAETVVARAALLSSQFDVAGGQLLFLGDHDLTSIAAALAMPRTEITVVDIDEALLEFIDGVARERSLTIHTLFGDLRDGLPDVLHGTAALVFTDPPYSADGVALFLERALAALANRNRGRVVIAYGAGDHRPDLALAVQERMQRLRVVIEAIYPSFNRYVLAQAIGGWSDLYVCRPTAGTWRRLGRAVAARNLYTHGPQAGAARGDPHSPAGEAAAALVPDGAVIDLRREPDELLLRVLMVADAPVAVIVRNNHRDIVDERSQRALLDLLEPRVAVRFHRSTPDSSTAIVTADPADSAPRSPLAHVPRHLLSQKHEQSTATGG from the coding sequence GTGACCGAGGCGAAGTCGCTACCGGAGCTCCTCGTACAGCTCGGCCCCGACGCGCGCTGGGCCCGTGTCGTCGTGACCCGTTTGGCTGCAGGTCCGGCCACAACGGACGAGCTCGTGCACGCAAGCGGGTTGTCGCGCCGGACGGTCGAGCGGATCGTCGCCGCGGTCGACCCTTCGGTCTCGCTTACCGTCGATACGGCGCCGGATCGCGCCCGACTCCCCCATCTCGACATCGATCCGGAGACAATTCGCTTGCTCGCCGACCTCATCGACCGCGCGCCGTCGCCTCGACCGATGCTGGACCAGATCCCGGCCGACGCCGAGACGGTCGTCGCCCGCGCCGCGCTACTGAGCTCGCAGTTCGACGTCGCCGGCGGTCAGCTCTTATTCCTCGGCGACCACGACCTCACGTCGATCGCAGCCGCGCTCGCGATGCCCCGCACCGAGATCACCGTCGTCGACATCGACGAAGCGCTTTTGGAGTTCATCGACGGTGTTGCGCGCGAACGCAGCCTGACAATCCACACGCTCTTTGGCGATCTGCGCGACGGTCTTCCCGATGTCCTGCACGGCACCGCAGCACTGGTGTTCACCGACCCGCCGTACTCGGCCGACGGCGTCGCGCTCTTCCTCGAGCGCGCCCTCGCGGCCCTCGCCAACCGTAACCGCGGCCGCGTTGTCATCGCCTACGGCGCGGGCGACCATCGTCCCGACCTCGCGCTCGCGGTGCAGGAGCGCATGCAGCGGCTCCGCGTCGTCATCGAAGCGATCTACCCGTCGTTCAACCGCTACGTGCTCGCGCAAGCAATCGGCGGGTGGAGCGATCTCTACGTGTGCCGTCCCACCGCGGGCACCTGGCGACGACTCGGACGCGCGGTTGCGGCGCGCAACCTCTACACGCATGGTCCGCAAGCTGGGGCGGCAAGAGGCGACCCCCACTCCCCCGCCGGGGAAGCGGCCGCCGCGCTCGTACCGGATGGCGCGGTGATCGATCTACGTCGTGAGCCCGACGAACTGTTGCTGCGCGTACTCATGGTGGCCGATGCGCCGGTCGCGGTCATCGTGCGCAACAACCACCGTGACATCGTCGACGAGCGATCCCAGCGTGCGCTGCTCGACCTCCTGGAGCCGAGAGTGGCGGTGCGCTTCCATCGGAGCACGCCGGATTCGTCGACCGCGATCGTGACCGCGGACCCCGCGGATTCGGCACCACGCAGCCCGCTCGCCCACGTGCCCCGGCATCTCTTGTCACAGAAGCACGAGCAGAGCACCGCGACCGGAGGATAA
- a CDS encoding ATP-binding protein, whose amino-acid sequence MAPLLVLVSGSPGSGKTTLARRLAADLVIPLLGKDTIKEALGDSLVVDSVERSQQLGRASVEVLYALVKGQLDLGVSVVVDHAFHQAFADAVVPLVDGSTAVLVHCTAPDELITERVLDRAARGERHPVHFDVEVTPFNVARYAPMELDIPTLVVDTTDGYRPDYPTIVGFIEGAR is encoded by the coding sequence ATGGCGCCGCTGCTCGTGCTCGTGTCGGGATCCCCGGGCTCGGGGAAGACGACGCTGGCACGCCGGCTCGCTGCCGACCTGGTGATCCCGCTGCTCGGCAAGGACACGATCAAGGAGGCGCTGGGCGACTCGCTGGTCGTCGACTCGGTGGAGCGCAGCCAGCAACTCGGCAGGGCGTCCGTCGAGGTCCTGTACGCGCTCGTCAAGGGGCAGCTCGACCTCGGCGTCTCAGTGGTCGTGGATCATGCGTTCCACCAGGCCTTCGCCGATGCAGTGGTGCCTCTGGTAGACGGGTCGACAGCGGTGCTCGTGCATTGCACCGCGCCGGACGAGCTGATCACCGAACGTGTGCTCGACCGGGCGGCGCGCGGCGAGCGTCACCCGGTGCACTTCGACGTGGAAGTCACGCCGTTCAACGTGGCCCGCTACGCACCGATGGAGCTCGATATCCCCACTTTGGTGGTTGATACGACCGACGGCTACCGGCCTGACTACCCGACCATCGTCGGCTTCATCGAAGGGGCTCGGTGA
- a CDS encoding NUDIX domain-containing protein — MTSPSPEVAVGAVAVQDGALLLVRRGRGPAAGEWSVPGGRVETGETLHTAVVREVLEETGLEVVVDRFLGWVERIADTYHFVILDFEVTVLDSGASVAVAGDDAAEVAWVPLHELSELRLVDGLYEFLREVEVLT, encoded by the coding sequence ATGACGTCGCCGTCGCCGGAAGTCGCAGTGGGCGCGGTCGCGGTACAGGACGGCGCGTTGCTCCTCGTCCGGCGGGGGAGGGGGCCGGCTGCGGGGGAGTGGTCGGTACCGGGCGGGCGCGTGGAGACGGGGGAGACGCTGCACACGGCTGTCGTGCGCGAGGTGCTCGAAGAGACAGGCCTCGAGGTGGTGGTCGACCGGTTCCTCGGCTGGGTGGAGAGGATCGCGGATACGTATCACTTTGTGATACTCGACTTCGAAGTGACGGTGCTCGACTCCGGCGCGTCAGTGGCGGTCGCCGGTGACGACGCGGCCGAGGTCGCGTGGGTGCCGCTCCACGAACTCTCAGAGCTGCGGCTCGTCGACGGCCTCTACGAGTTCCTGCGCGAAGTAGAGGTGCTCACGTGA
- a CDS encoding GNAT family N-acetyltransferase yields the protein MEGSRPAGEHDIAPIVELAVAMRAELAAIRGGALWVEREAWPEPLDDSYRALLARDDTRVVVGTIDDVVLGFGAVVVERLRSGAHLGIVTDLFVDEGAREVGVGEGIIDHLIVFCAERGCVGIDATALPGHRATKNFFEEHHFTARALTMHRRLTPDA from the coding sequence GTGGAAGGCAGCCGGCCCGCCGGCGAGCACGACATCGCTCCCATTGTCGAGCTCGCCGTCGCCATGCGCGCGGAGCTCGCCGCGATTCGAGGCGGCGCCCTGTGGGTCGAGCGCGAGGCGTGGCCCGAGCCGCTCGACGATTCGTACCGCGCGTTGCTCGCGCGTGACGACACGCGTGTGGTGGTGGGCACCATCGACGACGTCGTGCTCGGGTTCGGCGCGGTGGTGGTGGAACGGCTGCGGTCCGGCGCGCATCTCGGCATCGTCACCGATCTCTTCGTCGACGAGGGGGCGCGCGAAGTCGGGGTAGGGGAGGGGATCATCGACCACCTGATCGTGTTCTGCGCCGAGCGCGGCTGCGTCGGGATCGACGCGACCGCGCTCCCCGGTCACCGCGCCACCAAGAACTTCTTCGAGGAGCACCACTTCACGGCGCGCGCGCTCACCATGCACCGCCGGCTCACGCCTGACGCATGA